The following proteins are co-located in the candidate division WOR-3 bacterium genome:
- the rplL gene encoding 50S ribosomal protein L7/L12 — MAEKKSVAEIVEMIESLSVLELSQLVKELENKFGVSAAMPVMAGPVAAGGAAPAAVVEEKTEFDVILVDAGQDRINVLKEVRALTGLGLKEAKDFVDNLPKPLKEGVSKEEAEKIKQQFEKLGAKVEIK, encoded by the coding sequence ATGGCTGAAAAGAAAAGTGTTGCTGAAATAGTCGAAATGATCGAGTCTTTATCCGTACTGGAACTCTCACAGCTTGTGAAGGAACTGGAGAATAAGTTCGGTGTTTCCGCTGCTATGCCCGTTATGGCCGGACCCGTTGCTGCTGGTGGTGCAGCACCTGCAGCTGTTGTAGAAGAGAAGACTGAGTTTGACGTAATTCTTGTGGATGCCGGCCAGGACAGGATCAATGTTCTCAAGGAAGTAAGAGCATTGACCGGACTCGGTTTGAAAGAGGCAAAGGATTTTGTGGATAACCTGCCTAAGCCTTTAAAGGAAGGAGTCTCAAAGGAAGAAGCTGAAAAGATTAAACAGCAGTTCGAAAAATTAGGCGCTAAGGTAGAGATTAAGTAA
- the rplJ gene encoding 50S ribosomal protein L10, whose product MVKVRPEKIERVKELKEKLDKAKAFYLCNYAGLTVAEITELRKRLREKGATLKVVKNTALYFALKEKNLDEIEKFIPGPTAVLFAMEDEVEPLKVAFDYSKEISKLSFKGGWLDGRVFGPDELKVVATLPSKKELQAQVVGALNAPIFKLVYSLNWPLQALVFALEQIRKQKEEVK is encoded by the coding sequence ATGGTGAAAGTTAGACCGGAAAAAATTGAAAGAGTTAAAGAGTTGAAGGAAAAACTGGATAAGGCGAAGGCTTTTTATCTTTGTAATTATGCAGGATTGACTGTTGCCGAGATTACAGAACTCAGAAAGAGGCTTAGAGAAAAAGGTGCAACCCTGAAAGTCGTTAAAAATACTGCGCTGTATTTTGCACTTAAAGAAAAGAATTTGGATGAGATTGAGAAATTTATCCCCGGGCCAACAGCGGTATTGTTTGCAATGGAAGATGAGGTAGAACCTCTGAAGGTTGCTTTCGATTATTCTAAGGAAATATCAAAGCTTTCTTTCAAAGGTGGATGGTTAGACGGTAGGGTTTTTGGTCCGGATGAGCTGAAAGTTGTTGCTACATTGCCTTCTAAGAAAGAACTTCAAGCACAAGTTGTTGGTGCGCTAAATGCACCAATATTTAAACTTGTTTATTCTTTGAACTGGCCTTTACAGGCCTTAGTTTTTGCACTTGAGCAAATTAGAAAACAAAAAGAGGAGGTTAAGTAA
- the rplA gene encoding 50S ribosomal protein L1 yields the protein MAKHGKRYLALLEKVEKGKEYPLDEAIKKVKELASAKFDETVELAVLLGVDPRKADQMVRGSAVLPRGLGKSVRVAVITRGEEEKEALEAGADYVGYQDLMEKIKNGWLEFDALVATPEVMPELAKLGKILGPRGLMPSPKTGTVTKEVGRVVRELKMGRVEFKVDKTGNVHVPVGKVSFPEEALKENILAFFQELINAKPKTMKGTYIKQAYLTTTMGPSIKLDLNSIYSQLERA from the coding sequence ATGGCTAAGCATGGGAAAAGATATTTGGCTTTGCTGGAAAAGGTTGAGAAGGGGAAGGAGTACCCTTTAGACGAGGCTATAAAGAAAGTAAAGGAATTGGCAAGCGCAAAGTTTGATGAGACTGTCGAGCTTGCAGTTTTGCTTGGTGTTGACCCCAGAAAGGCAGATCAGATGGTAAGGGGGTCTGCAGTACTTCCAAGAGGCCTGGGAAAGAGTGTTAGAGTTGCGGTAATTACGAGGGGCGAAGAGGAGAAGGAGGCTCTTGAAGCAGGTGCGGATTATGTGGGTTATCAAGATTTAATGGAAAAGATTAAGAATGGTTGGCTTGAATTTGATGCGTTAGTTGCCACCCCCGAAGTTATGCCGGAACTTGCAAAACTTGGAAAAATCTTAGGTCCCAGAGGTCTGATGCCTTCTCCTAAGACGGGAACGGTGACAAAGGAAGTTGGACGCGTTGTCAGAGAACTAAAAATGGGTAGGGTTGAGTTTAAAGTGGATAAAACCGGCAATGTTCATGTTCCAGTAGGTAAAGTTTCTTTCCCAGAAGAGGCCCTTAAAGAGAATATCCTTGCTTTCTTCCAGGAACTTATCAACGCAAAGCCAAAGACTATGAAAGGCACTTATATCAAGCAAGCCTATCTGACGACAACAATGGGTCCAAGTATTAAATTGGATCTAAATAGTATTTATTCACAACTGGAGAGGGCATAA
- the rplK gene encoding 50S ribosomal protein L11, with amino-acid sequence MPPKKKEVVAQVRLQLPAGQATPAPPVGPALGQHGVNLMQFVKEFNDRTRNLQGLVVPVIVTVYKDRSFTFEVKTPLASELLKKAAGIVKGSGEPNKVKVGKVKKSDIRKIAELKMKDLNANDIEAAMRIIEGTARSMGIEVVEG; translated from the coding sequence ATGCCCCCGAAAAAGAAAGAGGTTGTTGCTCAGGTTAGGTTACAGTTACCTGCAGGCCAGGCAACTCCAGCCCCGCCAGTAGGACCGGCTTTGGGACAACACGGTGTTAATTTGATGCAATTTGTTAAAGAGTTTAATGACAGAACCAGAAATCTCCAGGGACTTGTTGTACCAGTTATAGTTACTGTCTACAAAGATAGGTCCTTTACCTTTGAGGTTAAGACCCCATTGGCTTCCGAATTGCTTAAAAAGGCGGCAGGAATTGTAAAAGGTTCTGGTGAGCCCAATAAGGTTAAGGTCGGAAAGGTCAAAAAGTCGGATATTCGGAAGATTGCAGAATTAAAAATGAAGGATTTGAATGCAAACGATATTGAAGCTGCTATGAGAATAATTGAAGGTACTGCTCGTAGTATGGGTATTGAGGTGGTGGAGGGTTAA
- a CDS encoding transcription termination/antitermination NusG family protein translates to MTEKNSELTERKWLIFQTFSGKEKKAFIAAQKVIKEHGLEDVVEPLLPTEFISKVVTKGRGDKKEKVRVNIEKPIYRGYLFVGVKGDKELIDKVANLLAETRLMRALTKRDEKTGEPIYAFLKEEEVEELKKKIEIEQQKKEQKVPYLEGERVKVLIGDYEGMIGTVEEVYPQKRKLKVLIHLLNRTTPIYIDFDGVEKAG, encoded by the coding sequence ATGACAGAGAAAAATTCAGAACTTACCGAGAGAAAGTGGTTGATCTTCCAAACTTTCTCAGGTAAAGAGAAGAAGGCTTTTATTGCCGCACAAAAGGTCATAAAAGAACACGGGCTTGAGGATGTGGTTGAACCTCTCCTGCCCACCGAATTTATTTCCAAGGTAGTAACTAAGGGTCGCGGTGACAAAAAGGAAAAGGTGAGGGTAAATATCGAAAAGCCCATTTACAGGGGTTATCTTTTCGTTGGAGTGAAGGGAGATAAGGAACTGATCGATAAGGTTGCTAATCTTCTGGCTGAAACACGCTTGATGAGAGCTCTTACAAAAAGAGACGAGAAAACTGGGGAACCTATTTATGCATTTCTGAAGGAAGAAGAGGTTGAAGAGTTGAAGAAGAAGATAGAAATCGAACAACAGAAGAAGGAACAGAAGGTACCCTATCTTGAGGGCGAAAGGGTTAAGGTCCTTATAGGAGACTATGAGGGTATGATTGGTACAGTGGAGGAAGTATATCCACAGAAGAGAAAATTGAAGGTTTTAATTCACTTGTTGAACAGGACTACCCCTATTTATATAGATTTTGATGGGGTAGAAAAAGCTGGATAA
- the secE gene encoding preprotein translocase subunit SecE, with amino-acid sequence MKKIVEFLKESYQEFMKITWPTKESLWGGTLGVILISLFFILFMFVVDFIISKLIQLILG; translated from the coding sequence ATGAAGAAGATTGTTGAGTTTTTGAAAGAGTCCTATCAAGAGTTTATGAAAATAACCTGGCCGACGAAAGAGAGCCTTTGGGGTGGTACGCTCGGTGTTATATTGATTTCGCTCTTTTTTATTTTGTTCATGTTTGTTGTTGATTTTATCATTTCAAAGCTAATACAGCTCATTTTGGGGTAG
- the rpmG gene encoding 50S ribosomal protein L33 — translation MRVKIALVCSECKRKNYYSTKNKDKKEKVELKKFCKFCGKHTVHRESKV, via the coding sequence ATGAGAGTGAAAATTGCTTTAGTTTGCTCCGAGTGCAAAAGGAAAAATTATTATTCGACCAAAAACAAGGACAAAAAAGAAAAGGTTGAACTTAAAAAGTTTTGCAAATTCTGTGGAAAGCACACCGTTCATAGGGAGTCGAAGGTATGA
- a CDS encoding FlgD immunoglobulin-like domain containing protein, translated as MKKATILSFSLLIISLLHGQQFRCDWGVVGVGGTTMANSGYWCGSTVGQTVVGIASSASNLIYAGFWYPEILVGVNENNHFIDTNSMENGAKIYPVSLSYSKVWIRYLLGGEEHVYLVVYDVSGRVIRTLVNSYEKSGMHSINWDETDDHGEEVERGVYFLKFSAGRYSKTVKVLLMK; from the coding sequence ATGAAAAAGGCCACAATTTTAAGTTTTTCCCTGCTTATCATCTCACTCCTTCACGGCCAGCAATTTCGTTGTGATTGGGGGGTCGTTGGTGTAGGAGGAACCACGATGGCAAATAGTGGTTACTGGTGTGGCTCCACCGTTGGTCAAACTGTGGTGGGTATTGCTTCCAGTGCAAGCAATTTAATCTATGCTGGCTTCTGGTATCCTGAAATTCTTGTAGGTGTGAATGAAAATAATCATTTTATTGACACAAATTCAATGGAGAATGGAGCGAAGATTTATCCTGTTAGTTTAAGTTATAGTAAGGTATGGATAAGGTATTTACTGGGGGGCGAAGAGCACGTTTATCTGGTAGTATACGATGTAAGTGGGAGGGTTATAAGGACCTTAGTTAATTCTTATGAAAAGTCCGGAATGCACTCCATTAACTGGGATGAAACTGATGATCATGGGGAGGAAGTGGAAAGGGGTGTATATTTTTTGAAGTTCAGTGCCGGAAGGTATAGCAAGACTGTGAAAGTACTTTTGATGAAGTAA
- a CDS encoding ParB/RepB/Spo0J family partition protein, whose translation MEGFKFKDPRHQQELEFRIVPIESLEIVEHQRKPSNYHVTHLIYSIERVGFIVPLVVVEKNGKYVILDGQHRFLAAQKLDLKELPVIVVPEKLAYLMMNFNIEKELNIREKSYVALNIYRQYLRTNPQMPESEPVLTDSLEQAYYVTLGIAYEEEEKLRGSMFETILKKCDYFLDIPLAEAIEERERRAKRVREVNTLITEIAQKLKEMEKWHPFVYQQILSYANPYKRKREAIDFDDMFDALTNNLEKVKEDPEVILKEEFEE comes from the coding sequence ATGGAAGGGTTCAAATTTAAGGATCCAAGACATCAGCAAGAATTGGAATTTAGGATTGTGCCGATTGAGTCTCTGGAAATTGTGGAGCACCAGAGAAAACCCAGTAACTATCATGTGACTCATCTCATCTATTCCATAGAAAGGGTTGGCTTTATAGTTCCCCTCGTCGTTGTAGAAAAAAACGGAAAATACGTTATTCTCGACGGACAGCATAGGTTTTTAGCCGCCCAGAAACTGGACCTCAAGGAACTTCCTGTCATCGTAGTGCCTGAAAAGCTCGCATACCTTATGATGAACTTCAACATAGAAAAAGAGTTAAACATCCGTGAAAAATCCTATGTAGCCTTAAACATTTACAGGCAATATCTAAGGACTAATCCTCAGATGCCTGAGAGCGAGCCTGTTTTAACGGATTCCTTAGAGCAGGCCTACTATGTAACCTTGGGCATTGCTTACGAAGAAGAGGAGAAGCTTCGCGGCAGTATGTTCGAAACAATCCTCAAGAAGTGTGATTACTTTTTGGATATTCCACTGGCAGAGGCCATAGAAGAAAGGGAAAGAAGGGCGAAAAGGGTTAGGGAGGTTAACACTCTTATAACAGAAATCGCTCAAAAACTAAAAGAAATGGAAAAATGGCATCCCTTCGTCTATCAGCAGATCCTATCCTATGCAAATCCTTACAAAAGGAAGAGAGAAGCCATCGATTTTGATGACATGTTTGACGCCCTGACCAATAATTTAGAGAAAGTTAAAGAAGACCCCGAGGTTATTCTGAAAGAAGAATTTGAAGAGTAG
- the thyX gene encoding FAD-dependent thymidylate synthase yields the protein MPVFDPPIKEEILGGGYVLLEEMLGDDLTPARVARISYLSEGDEEANRKLLIKLLEMKHFSPFEQQVFRFKIEGIPMYIGEQLLRHRIASPLKRSFRYTSPDKGTIIEYTPEGINRIVHIPPEFFELRESHIENKEKLLKEVISHIKNSIELYQKLVEAGLRKEAARTVLPAGLRTSLYWTINMRSLMNFLEQRLSPKAQWEMRQLAKAVVRILYRVVPLTIDNFLKISGLEEYYRD from the coding sequence ATGCCAGTCTTTGATCCGCCGATAAAAGAGGAGATCCTCGGTGGAGGATATGTACTTCTCGAGGAGATGCTGGGGGACGACCTCACGCCCGCAAGGGTTGCCCGAATATCCTACCTATCCGAAGGTGACGAAGAGGCAAACAGAAAACTCCTCATCAAACTCCTTGAAATGAAACACTTTTCCCCCTTTGAGCAACAGGTTTTCCGTTTCAAAATTGAGGGCATACCAATGTATATAGGGGAGCAACTCTTAAGGCATAGAATCGCGAGTCCTCTTAAACGTTCCTTCAGGTATACCAGCCCCGATAAGGGCACCATCATTGAATATACCCCTGAAGGTATAAACAGAATTGTGCACATACCACCGGAATTTTTTGAACTCAGAGAATCACACATTGAAAACAAAGAAAAGCTCCTAAAAGAGGTCATAAGCCACATCAAAAATTCCATTGAATTGTATCAAAAACTGGTTGAAGCAGGCTTAAGAAAAGAGGCAGCAAGAACGGTGCTTCCCGCAGGGCTAAGAACCTCCCTTTACTGGACTATCAATATGAGAAGCCTTATGAACTTTCTCGAACAGAGACTCTCTCCAAAGGCCCAGTGGGAAATGAGGCAGTTGGCAAAGGCTGTTGTTCGAATTCTTTACAGGGTTGTGCCACTCACCATAGATAATTTTTTAAAGATCAGCGGACTGGAAGAATATTATAGAGATTAA
- a CDS encoding pyrimidine dimer DNA glycosylase/endonuclease V, producing the protein MRLWSIHPSYLDPQGLVALWREALLAKSVLEGKTKGYKNHPQLIRFKNYKEPLIAINSYLHYILIEAKRRGYNFCEEKVKKVYFLQGVIPVTKGQLEFEFKHLCNKLKGRDEDWFDKNCRVLEIKQIEPHPLFYVVDGEIEEWEKVKVPDF; encoded by the coding sequence GTGCGCTTGTGGTCTATTCATCCCTCTTATCTTGACCCGCAAGGTCTTGTGGCCCTTTGGAGAGAAGCCCTCCTGGCTAAGAGCGTTCTGGAGGGAAAGACGAAAGGTTATAAAAATCATCCGCAGCTTATTAGGTTTAAAAATTATAAGGAACCACTGATAGCAATAAATTCTTATCTTCACTACATCCTGATAGAAGCAAAAAGACGGGGATATAATTTTTGCGAGGAGAAGGTCAAGAAGGTGTATTTCTTACAGGGCGTAATTCCTGTCACAAAGGGGCAATTAGAGTTTGAGTTTAAACATTTGTGCAATAAACTTAAGGGTAGAGATGAGGATTGGTTTGATAAAAACTGCAGGGTGCTGGAAATTAAGCAAATTGAGCCCCATCCTTTGTTTTATGTAGTTGATGGTGAAATTGAAGAATGGGAAAAGGTGAAAGTGCCGGATTTTTAA
- a CDS encoding Maf family protein, which yields MNKKLILASGSPRRIAVLRKFGYEFDVIKPEIDEKIEKIDDCLKAAEEKAKSINVNGIILACDTIVVLEGKILGKPKNIDEAREFLQKLSGKWHEVYTGYYIKGETETRKNIIKTEVKFAQLSGFEIELLLKYGNPLDKAGAYGIQDIAGLYILEIRGSYYNVVGIPIEYIYWDLKELGILPEKQFLAAMLAFYKNEPFKV from the coding sequence GTGAATAAAAAACTTATACTTGCCTCAGGGTCGCCGAGGAGGATCGCAGTCCTTAGAAAATTTGGGTATGAATTCGACGTAATTAAACCAGAAATTGATGAAAAAATTGAGAAAATCGATGATTGTCTCAAAGCTGCTGAAGAAAAGGCTAAAAGCATCAATGTGAATGGTATAATCCTTGCCTGTGATACTATCGTTGTCTTAGAGGGAAAAATCCTTGGAAAGCCTAAAAACATTGACGAGGCAAGAGAATTTTTACAAAAGCTTTCAGGAAAATGGCATGAGGTCTATACAGGTTATTACATTAAGGGTGAAACAGAAACCAGAAAGAACATTATAAAAACCGAAGTGAAATTTGCCCAACTTAGCGGCTTTGAAATCGAACTTCTTCTCAAATACGGCAACCCTCTCGATAAGGCGGGTGCCTATGGAATCCAGGATATAGCAGGACTCTACATATTGGAAATTCGCGGCTCCTATTACAACGTAGTTGGCATCCCTATCGAATACATTTATTGGGATTTAAAGGAACTGGGAATCCTTCCGGAAAAACAGTTTTTGGCAGCAATGTTGGCTTTTTATAAAAACGAACCTTTTAAGGTATAA
- a CDS encoding NADP-dependent malic enzyme, producing the protein MQDDNILRQKASEPLRKAEKLHPLYRGKIEIIPKVPVSNLDYFAVWYTPGVSSACKKIVENIDNSFEYTSRWNTVAVVSDGTRVLGLGDIGPEAALPVMEGKALLFKYLGGVDAFPLCLREKDPNKIVEIVKKLEPSFGGINLEDIEKPKCFYILETLRKEMEIPVWHDDQQGTATITLSALYNASKIVGKNFTDLKIFILGAGSAGIATLKLLIRAGIDPGKVLMADRKGIINKDRPDLEEKFGVYTELILKTNSENKNGDYHKGFEGADVFIGFSTPGPGVVSKDDIKKMAKDAIVFACANPTPEIWPWEAREAGARIVATGRSDFPNQVNNSLVFPGMFRGVLDVAARTITDSMCIEVAKEIAKYAEEKGINEEYIVPRMDEWDLFPRIAAAAASSAVKEGIARKPKTYEEELENATSIISRTRTLLENLEKSGFIKNLFHEDH; encoded by the coding sequence ATGCAAGATGATAACATATTGCGTCAAAAGGCGTCAGAGCCTTTAAGAAAGGCGGAAAAACTTCATCCCCTTTACAGGGGCAAAATTGAAATCATCCCCAAAGTACCGGTTTCCAACTTAGATTACTTTGCCGTTTGGTACACGCCTGGCGTCTCTTCAGCCTGTAAAAAGATCGTGGAGAATATCGACAACTCCTTCGAATACACATCCCGATGGAACACGGTGGCGGTAGTTTCCGACGGCACCCGAGTTCTCGGGCTTGGAGATATAGGACCTGAAGCAGCGCTACCTGTTATGGAAGGAAAGGCTTTACTCTTCAAATATCTCGGAGGTGTTGATGCTTTCCCCCTTTGCCTTAGAGAAAAAGACCCTAATAAAATTGTAGAAATTGTGAAAAAGCTTGAACCTTCCTTTGGTGGGATAAACCTCGAAGACATTGAAAAGCCCAAGTGTTTTTATATTCTTGAAACTCTCAGAAAAGAAATGGAAATACCTGTATGGCACGACGACCAACAGGGAACAGCAACCATAACCCTCTCGGCCCTTTACAATGCATCAAAAATTGTGGGGAAGAATTTTACTGACCTAAAGATCTTCATTCTTGGTGCGGGTTCTGCAGGCATTGCGACTCTAAAACTGTTAATAAGGGCTGGCATTGACCCCGGAAAGGTATTGATGGCTGATAGAAAAGGGATTATTAACAAAGATCGCCCAGACTTAGAGGAGAAATTTGGGGTTTACACCGAGCTTATTCTTAAGACAAACAGTGAAAACAAGAACGGAGATTACCATAAAGGGTTTGAAGGTGCCGATGTTTTCATAGGTTTTTCTACACCTGGACCTGGAGTGGTTTCAAAGGATGATATAAAGAAAATGGCAAAGGATGCCATCGTTTTCGCCTGTGCTAACCCCACACCCGAAATCTGGCCCTGGGAGGCAAGGGAAGCGGGGGCAAGAATAGTGGCAACAGGAAGGTCAGACTTTCCTAATCAGGTTAACAATTCCCTCGTATTTCCTGGTATGTTTAGAGGTGTTCTCGATGTGGCTGCAAGAACCATAACCGACTCCATGTGCATCGAGGTGGCTAAGGAAATCGCTAAATACGCAGAAGAAAAAGGGATAAATGAAGAATACATTGTCCCAAGAATGGATGAATGGGACCTATTTCCAAGGATTGCCGCCGCTGCCGCATCATCAGCAGTAAAGGAGGGAATTGCAAGAAAACCAAAAACTTACGAAGAAGAGCTGGAAAACGCTACCTCTATTATTTCGAGAACCAGGACTTTGCTTGAGAATCTTGAAAAAAGCGGTTTTATTAAAAACCTCTTCCATGAGGATCATTAA
- a CDS encoding fumarate hydratase — MRIINTKEIKEKIKEALTRANFELEPEFSKLLEKAYEEEPSPTGKGVLKDLIENMRVAKRERIPLCQDTGMVNFYIELGQEVKLEGDYLYDVLNEAVRDVYKENYLRASVVEDPLKRKNTGDNTPAIIHLELVSGDRLTIYVMPKGGGSEQMCQSAMLAPHEGVEGVKKFVLSSIIKAGPNPCPPVVIGVGIGGNFDFVSLLAKKALLREFGKRNKDPFYANLELELLEEINKLGFGPGGLGGKFYALDVRIETYPTHIAQLPVAVAFNCNSFRMAKIEF, encoded by the coding sequence ATGAGGATCATTAACACAAAGGAAATCAAGGAAAAAATCAAAGAGGCCTTGACCAGGGCTAATTTTGAACTGGAACCGGAGTTTAGCAAACTCTTAGAAAAGGCCTACGAAGAAGAGCCTTCTCCCACCGGTAAAGGTGTTCTAAAAGATCTCATAGAAAACATGAGGGTCGCAAAAAGGGAACGAATTCCCCTTTGCCAGGATACGGGAATGGTAAACTTTTACATTGAATTAGGGCAAGAGGTGAAACTCGAAGGTGACTATCTGTACGATGTTTTAAACGAGGCGGTAAGGGATGTTTACAAGGAGAACTACCTCAGGGCCTCTGTTGTGGAAGATCCCCTGAAAAGAAAGAATACTGGCGATAACACACCTGCCATAATCCACTTAGAACTGGTTTCAGGCGATCGATTAACCATCTATGTAATGCCCAAAGGCGGTGGCAGTGAGCAGATGTGCCAATCGGCAATGCTTGCACCCCATGAGGGCGTCGAAGGGGTGAAAAAATTTGTACTCTCATCAATCATTAAAGCGGGACCAAACCCATGTCCTCCAGTGGTCATTGGGGTTGGTATTGGGGGTAATTTTGACTTTGTAAGCCTTCTCGCTAAAAAGGCCTTATTGAGAGAATTTGGAAAGCGCAATAAGGATCCGTTTTATGCGAATTTAGAGCTCGAATTGTTAGAAGAAATAAATAAATTGGGGTTCGGACCTGGTGGGCTGGGTGGGAAATTCTACGCCCTTGATGTAAGAATTGAAACCTATCCCACCCACATTGCCCAGTTGCCAGTAGCCGTAGCCTTCAACTGTAACAGTTTTAGAATGGCAAAAATTGAATTTTAG
- a CDS encoding branched-chain amino acid transaminase, which produces MAKINEAKYIWMSGKMVPWNEAKVHVLTHALHYGSAVFEGIRAYKTKRGTAVFRLREHMKRLLDSAKIYRMESPFTLEELMDATVELIKINELDECYIRPLLYRGYYNLGVNPMECPVEVSIAAWKWGKYLGPEALEQGVDVMISSWNRMAPNTFPAMAKTTANYANAQLIKMEAVVYGFSEGIALNSYGTISEGSGENIFVVKDGVIYTPNLESSILPGITRLTVIEIARKLGFEVKECFIPREMLYIADELFFTGTAAEVTPIRSVDKIVIGSGKIGPITKKIQQEFFRIIEEADENYEHYFTWVK; this is translated from the coding sequence ATGGCAAAAATTAACGAGGCAAAATACATATGGATGTCTGGTAAGATGGTCCCCTGGAATGAGGCGAAGGTCCATGTTTTAACCCATGCTCTACACTACGGTTCCGCAGTTTTTGAAGGAATAAGAGCCTACAAGACTAAAAGAGGAACTGCCGTTTTCAGATTGAGAGAACATATGAAACGCCTCCTTGATTCTGCCAAGATCTACAGGATGGAATCACCTTTCACCCTCGAAGAACTCATGGATGCAACGGTAGAGTTAATAAAGATCAACGAACTTGACGAATGCTATATCCGCCCTTTACTTTACAGAGGTTACTACAATCTTGGCGTCAACCCTATGGAATGCCCCGTTGAAGTTTCCATCGCTGCCTGGAAATGGGGAAAATATTTGGGACCAGAGGCGTTAGAACAGGGCGTAGATGTCATGATCTCCAGCTGGAATCGTATGGCCCCTAATACCTTCCCTGCAATGGCTAAGACCACTGCTAACTACGCCAATGCTCAATTAATAAAGATGGAAGCGGTTGTATATGGATTCTCTGAGGGCATCGCCCTAAATTCTTACGGAACCATTTCCGAAGGCTCAGGTGAAAATATCTTTGTAGTAAAAGATGGTGTCATATACACTCCAAACCTGGAGTCTTCCATATTGCCTGGAATCACACGCCTTACGGTAATTGAGATTGCAAGAAAACTCGGTTTTGAAGTGAAAGAATGCTTCATCCCAAGAGAAATGCTCTACATTGCCGATGAACTCTTCTTCACCGGAACCGCTGCCGAGGTTACACCTATTAGGTCCGTTGACAAAATCGTCATCGGTTCAGGGAAGATTGGGCCTATCACCAAGAAAATTCAGCAAGAGTTCTTCAGAATAATAGAAGAAGCCGACGAAAACTATGAACATTATTTCACCTGGGTAAAGTGA
- the rpiB gene encoding ribose 5-phosphate isomerase B: MKIAIGSDHRGYKLKEFLKEKLSISHTVKDFGTFSEESCDYPDVAIPLAESVAKGEFDFGILICYTGIGMSIAANKVKGIRAAHVTNERFAIMSRKHNNANVICLPGGFIKEEEALNAVVSFLETEFEGGRHQRRIEKIRQYEEKAK, encoded by the coding sequence ATGAAGATAGCCATTGGTTCTGACCATAGGGGTTACAAACTAAAGGAATTTTTAAAGGAAAAACTTTCCATCTCCCATACGGTAAAGGATTTTGGAACCTTTAGCGAAGAGTCCTGTGATTACCCAGATGTTGCGATCCCCCTCGCTGAGAGTGTAGCTAAGGGCGAGTTTGATTTCGGAATACTCATTTGTTATACCGGCATCGGGATGTCCATAGCGGCAAACAAGGTAAAGGGAATAAGGGCTGCCCATGTTACCAATGAACGTTTCGCCATTATGTCGAGGAAACACAATAATGCAAATGTCATCTGTTTGCCGGGAGGATTTATAAAAGAAGAAGAGGCGCTAAATGCCGTAGTATCTTTCTTAGAGACAGAATTTGAAGGGGGACGACACCAGCGGAGGATCGAGAAGATTAGGCAGTACGAAGAAAAAGCTAAATGA